From Plasmodium yoelii strain 17X genome assembly, chromosome: 11, a single genomic window includes:
- a CDS encoding PIR protein, translated as MYHRLCTRFDKLRGHLPDDLNSTTVNDFDKLGDIKNYCSNEGSGETECKTELDKINAACLWLLEQIIIINIDKLSNDESKRFIIYIIIWLNFKLSQKSYEEITTFNDFYTKHIENNTHYNNCKKKKNNNYDDCSNKLEEKTGYKNFKEFIEKNEYLMNINTMSKFYDAFKSLCNVYTELDASNPDCKNYLDKAQEFFEQYKELNDDSSISGDSPYKQILSNLSTDYNNFKSYCSDNNVDCNEIPDLSSIKTTKPPVQSSENHPEQVSDVTPSSSSITKKLIIVLSIFGAISICLGISYKYSLFGFRKRAKKHLREKLKK; from the exons ATGTATCATCGCCtg tgtacAAGGTTTGATAAATTGAGAGGCCATTTACCCGATGACTTAAACAGCACTACAGTTAATGATTTTGATAAATTAGGGGATATTAAGAATTATTGTTCTAATGAAGGTTCCGGGGAAACAGAATGTAAGACTGAGCTCGATAAGATAAATGCTGCATGCCTATGGTTGCTCGagcaaattattattattaatattgacAAATTAAGTAATGATGAGTCTAAAAggtttattatttatattattatatggttaaattttaaattaagtCAAAAATCATATGAAGAAATCACCACatttaatgatttttatactaaacatatagaaaataatacgcattataataattgtaaaaaaaaaaaaaataataattatgatgatTGTAGTAATAAATTAGAAGAAAAAACGGGATATAAGAATTTTAAGGAGTTCATAGAAAAAAACGaatatttaatgaatattaatactatgtctaaattttatgatgcatttaaatcattatgtaacgTGTATACTGAACTTGATGCAAGCAATCCAGATTGCAAGAATTATTTAGATAAAGCTCAAGAATTTTTTGAACAATATAAAGAACTTAATGACGATTCTAGCATTAGTGGAGACAGTccatataaacaaatattgTCTAAtttatcaactgattataacaattttaaaagTTATTGTAGTGATAATAATGTTGATTGTAATGAGATTCCAGACCTTTCATCGATAAAAACAACAAAACCTCCTGTACAAAGTTCTGAAAATCATCCTGAACAAGTTTCTGATGTTACaccatcaagttcgtcgataacaaagaaattaattatagttttatcaatatttggtgcaatatcAATTTGTttgggaatttcttataag tattcgttatttggatttcggaaacgagctaaaaaacatttaagagaaaagttaaaaaaataa